AAATACTATAAAATCCTTCAAAAATAAAGTAATTGTTGTAATAAATGATAAAAATAAAATTCTTTCTGAAGAAATCATTGATATGGTAAATATTTCTTCTGGTGAATACTTTATTTATTGTTCAGAGTTTTTAGATTTTGAAGCAAATTTTGTCGAAATATTCTTAAAGTACAAACAAAAATTTAATACTGATGTTATTGAATTTACTCCTAAATTAGAATCTTATTTTTCTTGATCACCTAAAAACAGGATTAAGAAAAATAAAGTTTTTAAATCAGAAGAATTATCTAAAGTAATTGCTTATTCTTTTCCTTTGTTTTTTAATAAATTCTTTAAAAAAGAAGTATTTTTAAATATTTCAAAAAACATAAGCATCAAAACCAATAACTCTAAATTTTTACTAAATTTAGTTTACAAAATGTTATTAAACATTGACTCATATGTTTTTTTAGATCAAAAGTTTTTTGTTGTTAAAGATGTTTATATTGAGAAAATTAGTTTTTATACTTTAAACAGAAATTGAAGCGAAATTTTTGAATATATGCTTCAAAATAGAAGAAACTTTACTAACGAAATTCTATATGCAAAGATGTATTTTTTTGAATTATTTATCCCTAGCCTATTTGGACTTCATAAACAAAGATTATTCAAAAAAATTAAAAAAATTCTTTGAAAAGAATCTCAAATTGATTTACTTATTGAAAAGTATGCTAAATTTTTAAAAAAATTACGTGATATTGAATTTAACAAAAGCACAAATAATTATTTATTTGAAAACACAGAAGAAGCTGAGTTAATAAAATTAAATTTAAACAAGGATAAATGAAAAGAAATTCATAAAAAACTATAATGCAAACAGATAATAAAATAGCAAATTTTTGAATCAGGTTTTTAAGCGGTATTATCGACTTAATTACTATTTTCATTTTTATTATTGCTATCTCATTTGCTGTTTTCACAACAGATAATGTGAAAGAAGAACTAATTACTTGAAAATATTATCTGTGGTATTTTTTAGTTATTGTTTTAATTTTTTTATTAAAAATTATTATTCCTATTTTTAACCACAATCAAAGTATAGGTCAAAAATTGTGCAAAATCAAGGTTGTTTTTCTTGAACCTCCAATAACTTTTAAACAAAAAATAATTTCACAAATTAAAAAAGAAGCATTTACTTCATTAAACTGAATTGTATTATTTTTGATATCTGCTTGTTGTTTGATTCCTCAAGTAGCTGAAAAATTAATAAAATCAAATAACTCAAATGTACAAATTAAACTTACTGACTCAGATTACTGAAACTGGTGAGAACAATTCTTGATATCCATACCTATTTTATTTTCAAATATTAATACCCTAATTAGCTTTGTTTTAATAATCTCCATAGCAAGAAAATCTAAAGTTGGATTAAATGATTTATATTCTAAATCAAGAACAGTTTGAAAATACAAAAAAGAAAAAAAAGAAGATCAAATAATCTACAAAATTGAACCTGAAAAAATTATCTTTAAAAAACTTATATGAATGGAAAGTGAAAAAAATGAAATCAGATAAATATTCTCAAT
This Mycoplasma sp. 1654_15 DNA region includes the following protein-coding sequences:
- a CDS encoding glycosyltransferase family 2 protein, with the protein product MMLSILLPIYNKSENLELILNKFLNQTNKDFELILSLNSPSEKQLNIVQNTIKSFKNKVIVVINDKNKILSEEIIDMVNISSGEYFIYCSEFLDFEANFVEIFLKYKQKFNTDVIEFTPKLESYFSWSPKNRIKKNKVFKSEELSKVIAYSFPLFFNKFFKKEVFLNISKNISIKTNNSKFLLNLVYKMLLNIDSYVFLDQKFFVVKDVYIEKISFYTLNRNWSEIFEYMLQNRRNFTNEILYAKMYFFELFIPSLFGLHKQRLFKKIKKILWKESQIDLLIEKYAKFLKKLRDIEFNKSTNNYLFENTEEAELIKLNLNKDKWKEIHKKL
- a CDS encoding RDD family protein, which codes for MQTDNKIANFWIRFLSGIIDLITIFIFIIAISFAVFTTDNVKEELITWKYYLWYFLVIVLIFLLKIIIPIFNHNQSIGQKLCKIKVVFLEPPITFKQKIISQIKKEAFTSLNWIVLFLISACCLIPQVAEKLIKSNNSNVQIKLTDSDYWNWWEQFLISIPILFSNINTLISFVLIISIARKSKVGLNDLYSKSRTVWKYKKEKKEDQIIYKIEPEKIIFKKLIWMESEKNEIR